The following proteins are encoded in a genomic region of Capillibacterium thermochitinicola:
- a CDS encoding AbrB/MazE/SpoVT family DNA-binding domain-containing protein, protein MEIDVIKIGNSKGIRLPMAILKQCGIESKVELEIEDNCIIIKPVKTPRQGWAEAFKVMHEKGDDSLLIEEEIDNDLLEAWDERKD, encoded by the coding sequence ATGGAAATTGATGTCATTAAGATCGGAAATTCTAAAGGGATTCGCCTTCCTATGGCTATTTTAAAACAATGTGGAATTGAGTCAAAGGTGGAACTAGAGATTGAGGATAATTGCATCATAATAAAGCCGGTAAAAACTCCTCGTCAAGGCTGGGCCGAAGCCTTTAAAGTCATGCATGAAAAAGGGGACGACTCCTTGTTGATCGAGGAAGAAATTGATAATGATCTCTTGGAGGCTTGGGATGAGCGAAAAGATTGA
- a CDS encoding type II toxin-antitoxin system PemK/MazF family toxin, protein MSEKIDQYSVYWVDLNPTKGAEINKIRPCVVISPQEMNNHLRTVIIAPVTSRGREGYPTRLKFKVNTIEGWIVLDQIRAIDKSRLCEKIGNLNAEEVQILKGIIKEMLVD, encoded by the coding sequence ATGAGCGAAAAGATTGATCAATACTCGGTTTATTGGGTAGATTTAAATCCTACCAAGGGTGCGGAGATTAACAAGATCAGACCTTGTGTTGTTATATCGCCTCAAGAAATGAATAATCATCTGCGGACGGTTATTATTGCACCGGTAACAAGTCGGGGTAGAGAAGGATATCCTACTCGGTTGAAATTTAAAGTTAACACAATAGAGGGCTGGATTGTACTAGATCAGATTCGTGCTATTGACAAATCAAGACTATGCGAGAAGATCGGAAATCTAAACGCTGAAGAAGTGCAAATACTAAAAGGCATAATTAAGGAAATGCTGGTAGATTAG